Proteins found in one Bombus terrestris chromosome 1, iyBomTerr1.2, whole genome shotgun sequence genomic segment:
- the LOC100647010 gene encoding elongation factor G, mitochondrial, whose product MSIITVLRYDMNLKSLRSRSHILKNSLQYLSSFAKHAEHKPLEKIRNIGISAHIDSGKTTLTERILFYTGRIAKMHEVRGRDNVGATMDSMELEKQRGITIQSAATYTLWKDHNINIIDTPGHVDFTVEVERALRVLDGAILVLCAVGGVQSQTITVDRQMRRYNVPRVAFINKLDRLGANHKRTLEQLRGKLNLNAAFLQLPIGLESKNTGVVDLIHQKALYFEGNFGEVIREDEIPSDMRTEVQDKRQELIEHLSNVDEKLGEMYLNEMQILEKDITDAIRRSCIQRTFVPVMVGTALKNRGVQPLLDAVVDYLPNPGEVENYAFKHEKETSQILLNSERNDKHPFIGLAFKLEAGKFGQLTYFRCYQGMVKRGDTLYNTRTKKKVRIQRLVRLHSNQMEDVTTVYAGDIFALFGVDCASGDTFVNNSDLQLSMESIYVPEPVVSMSVQVKDPKDRENFAKGIARFTKEDPTLRYHYDPDNKESLVSGMGELHLEIYSQRLEREFNCPVILGKPKVSFRETLRAPFEFDYLHKKQSGGAGQYARVIGVLEPLPSEKNTELLFYDETIGTNVPKQFIPGVERGFRTVCEKGFLTGHKVAGVKFRLIDGMHHCVDSSELAFFLAAQGAMKDSYLNGSWQVLEPIMSVEITVPVEYQGMVMTQIIKRHGILINTDNNEGWSILKAEVPLNDMFGYIGELRSNTQGKGEFTMEYTRYTPCLPEVEEQLIREYQMTNNLIPETRQKQN is encoded by the exons ATGTCTATTATAACAGTTCTAAGGTATGACATGAATTTAAAATCATTGCGTTCTCGTTCTCATATTTTAAAG AATAGTTTGCAGTATTTGTCCTCATTTGCAAAACATGCAGAACATAAACCCTtggaaaaaattcgaaatattggTATATCAGCACACATTGATTCTGGAAAAACCACCTTAACTGAACGTATACTATTTTATACTGGAAGAATAGCTAAAATGCATGAG gtGAGAGGTAGAGACAATGTTGGAGCAACAATGGACAGTATGGAATTAGAGAAGCAAAGGGGAATTACAATTCAATCTGCTGCAACTTATACTTTATGGAAAgatcataatattaatattatcgatACCCCTGGTCATGTGGATTTTACAGTGGAAGTAGAACGAGCTTTACGTGTTTTAGATGGAGCTATATTAGTATTATGTGCTGTAGGTGGTGTTCAATCACAAACTATAACTGTAGATCGTCAAATGAGAAGGTATAATGTACCTCGTGTagcatttattaataaattggaCAGATTAGGTGCTAATCATAAAAGAACATTGGAACAATTAAGAGGAAAATTAAATCTCAATGCTGCATTTCTGCAATTACCTATTGGTTTAGAAAGCAAAAATACAGGAGTAGTAGATTTAATTCATCAAAAAGCTTTATACTTTGAAGGAAACTTTGGTGAAGTTATAAGAGAAGATGAAATTCCATCAGACATGAGAACAG aggTACAAGATAAAAGACAAGAGTTAATTGAACACTTAAGCAATGTTGATGAAAAACTTGGAGAAATGTATTTAAATGAAATGCAAATACTTGAAAAAGACATAACAGATGCTATCAGAAGAAGTTGTATACAAAGAACTTTTGTGCCAGTAATGGTTGGGACTGCTTTAAAAAATAGAGGTGTTCAACCATTATTAGATGCAGTTGTGGACTATTTACCGAATCCTGGAGAAGTGGAAAACTATGCATTTAAGCATGA AAAGGAGACTAGTCAAATTCTATTGAATTCAGAAAGGAATGACAAGCATCCTTTTATTGGATTAGCATTTAAATTGGAAGCTGGTAAATTTGGTCAATTAACTTATTTTCGCTGTTACCAAGGAATGGTAAAAAGAGGAGATACTTTATATAAtacaagaacaaaaaaaaaa GTTCGAATTCAAAGGTTAGTAAGACTTCACTCAAATCAGATGGAAGATGTGACCACAGTTTATGCAGGTGACATTTTTGCTTTATTCGGAGTAGATTGTGCGTCAGGTGATACATTTGTTAATAATTCTGATCTGCAATTGTCAATGGAATCTATTTATGTACCTGAGCCTGTGGTATCTATGTCTGTTCAAGTAAAAGATCCAAAAGATAGAGAGAATTTTGCAAAAGGCATCGCACGCTTCACAAAAGAAGATCCTACTTTAAGGTATCACTATGATCCAGACAACaag GAATCTTTGGTTTCTGGAATGGGCGAGTTACATCTAGAAATCTATTCTCAAAGACTCGAACGTGAATTTAACTGTCCTGTTATACTTGGAAAACCAAAAGTTTCATTTCGTGAAACATTACGTGCTCCCTTCGAATTCGATTATCTTCATAAAAAGCAATCAGGAGGAGCTGGTCAATACGCTCGAGTAATTGGTGTATTAGag cCACTACCGTCAGAGAAAAATACCgaacttttattttatgatgAAACGATTGGGACAAATGTTCCAAAACAATTTATTCCGGGTGTAGAAAGAGGATTTAGAACTGTGTGTGAAAAGGGATTTCTCACAGGTCATAAAGTAGCGGGTGTTAAGTTTCGGCTAATAGATGGTATGCATCATTGCGTGGATTCTTCCGAGTTGGCATTTTTCCTTGCTGCACAAGGTGCAATGAAAGATTCATATTTAAACGGATCATGGCAAGTTTTAGAACCAATTATGTCGGTGGAAATAACCGTTCCTGTAGAATATCAG GGAATGGTTATGACACAAATAATTAAACGGCATGGTATCCTGATTAATACGGACAACAATGAGGGATGGTCTATATTAAAAGCAGAAGTTCCACTAAATGATATGTTTGGATATATTGGGGAATTACGATCTAATACTCAAGGAAAAGGAGAGTTTACCATGGAATATACAAGATACACACCTTGTCTACCAGAAGTGGAAGAACAATTAATAAGAGAATATCAAAtgacaaataatttaattccgGAGACGCGACAAAAACAAAATTAG